One Aegilops tauschii subsp. strangulata cultivar AL8/78 chromosome 7, Aet v6.0, whole genome shotgun sequence genomic window carries:
- the LOC109739118 gene encoding cyclin-dependent kinase inhibitor 1 isoform X1: MGKYMRKCRAAAAGGGRAAPAVVEHRAPVALGVRTRSRAAALDAKMRKQQQATTSTAARAVEDALLGRDGGDAAAGCYLHLRSRRLFMPAAAVVDQLRGQGVCEEASTAGLPDSGPSVEAAVGAGVSRCSSTASTAVDVAARERSGDEAEQACESRDVESSVSDSECGGRDRRETTPSSRSPVDLSDLESSQAADEQKHKGRRCPATTTTTAAPLHYDLEARARARMPPAAEIDEFFAAAEKAQAERFAAKYNFDVARGVPLNAGRFEWTPVATV, translated from the exons ATGGGGAAGTACATGCGGAAGTGCAGGGCcgcggccgcgggcggcggcagGGCGGCGCCGGCCGTCGTGGAGCACCGCGCGCCGGTGGCCCTCGGCGTCCGCACGCGGTCCCGCGCGGCCGCCCTCGACGCGAAGATGAGGAAGCAGCAGCAGGCGACGACGTCCACGGCGGCGCGCGCGGTGGAGGATGCGTTGCTGGGCCGTGACGGCGGCGACGCGGCCGCCGGGTGCTACCTGCATCTCCGGAGCAGGAGGCTGTTCATGCCTGCTGCCGCGGTGGTGGATCAGCTGCGGGGACAGGGGGTGTGTGAGGAGGCTTCCACAGCGGGGCTGCCGGACTCTGGGCCCTCGGTGGAGGCGGCGGTCGGGGCCGGGGTCTCGCGCTGCTCCAGCACCGCGTCCACGGCGGTCGACGTGGCGGCTAGAGAGAGGAGCGGGGATGAAGCGGAG CAGGCGTGCGAGAGTCGCGACGTGGAGAGCTCCGTCAGCGACTCTGAGTGCGGCGGCCGGGACAG GAGGGAGACGACGCCGTCGAGCCGTTCGCCGGTAGATTTGAGCGACCTGGAGTCGAGCCAGGCGGCGGACGAGCAGAAGCACAAAGGCAGGAGGTGTCCGGCAACAACGACGACGACCGCAGCGCCATTGCACTATGACTTGGAGGCGAGAGCAAGAGCAAGGATGCCACCAGCGGCAGAGATCGACGAGTTCTTCGCCGCCGCGGAGAAGGCCCAGGCCGAGCGCTTCGCCGCCAA GTACAACTTCGACGTCGCGCGCGGCGTGCCTCTCAACGCCGGCcggttcgagtggaccccggtgGCCACCGTGTGA
- the LOC109739118 gene encoding cyclin-dependent kinase inhibitor 1 isoform X2 codes for MGKYMRKCRAAAAGGGRAAPAVVEHRAPVALGVRTRSRAAALDAKMRKQQQATTSTAARAVEDALLGRDGGDAAAGCYLHLRSRRLFMPAAAVVDQLRGQGVCEEASTAGLPDSGPSVEAAVGAGVSRCSSTASTAVDVAARERSGDEAEACESRDVESSVSDSECGGRDRRETTPSSRSPVDLSDLESSQAADEQKHKGRRCPATTTTTAAPLHYDLEARARARMPPAAEIDEFFAAAEKAQAERFAAKYNFDVARGVPLNAGRFEWTPVATV; via the exons ATGGGGAAGTACATGCGGAAGTGCAGGGCcgcggccgcgggcggcggcagGGCGGCGCCGGCCGTCGTGGAGCACCGCGCGCCGGTGGCCCTCGGCGTCCGCACGCGGTCCCGCGCGGCCGCCCTCGACGCGAAGATGAGGAAGCAGCAGCAGGCGACGACGTCCACGGCGGCGCGCGCGGTGGAGGATGCGTTGCTGGGCCGTGACGGCGGCGACGCGGCCGCCGGGTGCTACCTGCATCTCCGGAGCAGGAGGCTGTTCATGCCTGCTGCCGCGGTGGTGGATCAGCTGCGGGGACAGGGGGTGTGTGAGGAGGCTTCCACAGCGGGGCTGCCGGACTCTGGGCCCTCGGTGGAGGCGGCGGTCGGGGCCGGGGTCTCGCGCTGCTCCAGCACCGCGTCCACGGCGGTCGACGTGGCGGCTAGAGAGAGGAGCGGGGATGAAGCGGAG GCGTGCGAGAGTCGCGACGTGGAGAGCTCCGTCAGCGACTCTGAGTGCGGCGGCCGGGACAG GAGGGAGACGACGCCGTCGAGCCGTTCGCCGGTAGATTTGAGCGACCTGGAGTCGAGCCAGGCGGCGGACGAGCAGAAGCACAAAGGCAGGAGGTGTCCGGCAACAACGACGACGACCGCAGCGCCATTGCACTATGACTTGGAGGCGAGAGCAAGAGCAAGGATGCCACCAGCGGCAGAGATCGACGAGTTCTTCGCCGCCGCGGAGAAGGCCCAGGCCGAGCGCTTCGCCGCCAA GTACAACTTCGACGTCGCGCGCGGCGTGCCTCTCAACGCCGGCcggttcgagtggaccccggtgGCCACCGTGTGA